Proteins co-encoded in one Alphaproteobacteria bacterium PA2 genomic window:
- a CDS encoding integrase encodes MAKAKVLSKDEIKRVMRIADSGSNGARDKLALSLSILAGMRVGEIAALTIGDVRGIDGQSVEIIHLTKHQTKGNRSRRVFVGDDLQKLLNAYLGKRSKLSDEIPLIRSTRTGGHFSNVSLSLRMKAIYRSAGIDTSSHAGRRTFATRKNEVGIGMRTIQQLLGHANIQTTAMYCDVSDDQLRGAANAG; translated from the coding sequence ATGGCAAAGGCAAAGGTACTCAGCAAGGACGAGATCAAGCGCGTCATGCGCATTGCAGATAGCGGCAGCAATGGAGCCCGTGACAAGCTCGCCCTGTCGCTCAGCATTCTGGCTGGGATGCGTGTTGGTGAAATCGCGGCACTAACGATCGGCGATGTGCGAGGGATCGATGGCCAGTCAGTGGAGATCATTCATCTCACGAAGCACCAGACCAAGGGAAATCGCTCTCGGCGGGTTTTCGTCGGCGATGACCTTCAGAAGCTGCTCAATGCCTACCTGGGCAAGAGATCCAAGCTGAGTGACGAAATCCCTTTGATCCGCAGCACGCGAACGGGAGGTCACTTCAGCAATGTCAGTTTGAGCCTGCGAATGAAGGCTATCTATCGGTCAGCAGGGATCGATACGAGCAGCCACGCAGGGCGCAGGACTTTTGCCACGCGCAAGAATGAAGTTGGGATTGGGATGCGAACGATCCAGCAGCTCCTAGGCCACGCGAACATCCAGACCACTGCCATGTACTGCGATGTTTCGGATGATCAGCTCAGGGGCGCAGCAAACGCAGGTTAA
- a CDS encoding DNA (cytosine-5-)-methyltransferase has translation MLCIDLFAGCGGLALGLSRAGFKGVFAVERDPMAFDTLKKNLVDEGSPFQSFRDWPEWLPQTNLDLSDLLADADMKEKLRSLRGAVDLVSGGPPCQGFSAGGRRDGEDERNTLVFRMLDFIDLVEPRAVLIENVEGIARKFVSRPNARSSEGSVAEAVAEMLRSRGYTSCIRLLDATEFGVPQTRKRVVIFGVKVDAQPVELDRMFADALKSASFSVRSKYGLPLDRPVTLWEAIHDLASTERLICPDSTGYETAPYSKANSAFARAMRGEVKETPNSHRFSKHGARVTALYELAHRTQEKGRLSKAFLLANNTKKDKKVLLDPDLPTSTITTHPDEFIHCTQARNVTVREMARLQSFPDDFHFFGRYTINGPRRKFDVARCSQVGNAVPPLMAEAIGQAVLATLDALTSNEAGLRVRAA, from the coding sequence ATGCTTTGCATCGATCTGTTCGCTGGCTGCGGCGGCCTGGCACTGGGCCTTTCTAGGGCTGGTTTCAAAGGGGTCTTCGCGGTCGAACGCGATCCCATGGCATTCGACACCCTCAAAAAGAACTTGGTCGACGAAGGCAGCCCGTTCCAGTCCTTTCGCGATTGGCCGGAATGGCTGCCTCAGACTAACCTAGACCTCAGCGATCTACTCGCTGATGCCGACATGAAGGAGAAGCTTCGAAGCCTACGGGGAGCCGTTGACCTCGTATCCGGCGGACCACCCTGCCAAGGCTTCTCGGCCGGTGGGCGTCGAGATGGCGAAGACGAGCGCAATACGCTTGTTTTCCGCATGCTCGATTTCATCGATCTCGTTGAGCCACGCGCGGTTTTGATCGAGAACGTCGAAGGTATCGCTCGCAAGTTTGTGTCGCGGCCCAATGCCCGCTCATCCGAAGGCAGCGTTGCCGAGGCCGTCGCAGAGATGCTCCGCTCTCGAGGCTACACGAGTTGCATCCGTCTGCTCGACGCAACCGAATTCGGCGTCCCGCAGACACGTAAGCGCGTTGTAATCTTCGGTGTTAAGGTCGACGCCCAGCCCGTCGAACTCGACCGCATGTTCGCTGATGCATTGAAATCAGCATCTTTTAGCGTTCGGTCGAAGTACGGCTTGCCACTGGATCGCCCTGTCACTTTGTGGGAGGCCATTCATGATCTTGCGTCGACCGAACGCTTAATCTGTCCCGATTCTACCGGCTACGAGACGGCACCGTATTCTAAAGCCAACTCAGCATTCGCTCGGGCGATGCGGGGCGAGGTCAAGGAGACACCCAACTCTCATCGCTTTTCAAAACACGGTGCTCGAGTCACTGCGCTCTATGAGCTCGCACATCGCACCCAAGAAAAAGGGCGCCTCTCGAAGGCCTTCCTGCTCGCCAACAACACTAAGAAGGACAAGAAGGTACTTCTTGATCCGGACCTGCCGACCTCAACGATCACGACCCACCCAGACGAATTCATTCATTGCACCCAAGCCCGCAACGTCACCGTACGCGAGATGGCACGCTTGCAATCGTTCCCCGACGATTTCCATTTCTTCGGCCGCTACACTATCAACGGCCCAAGACGAAAATTCGACGTCGCGCGTTGCTCCCAGGTTGGCAATGCGGTCCCTCCACTGATGGCCGAAGCCATCGGTCAGGCCGTGCTGGCCACCTTGGACGCCCTTACCAGCAATGAGGCCGGATTACGCGTGCGGGCCGCCTGA
- a CDS encoding preprotein translocase subunit SecA, with the protein MSIFQRFFGSSNDRKVKAMTARVAKINALEPKIQALSDDELRGKTQEFKDRLAKGETLDQLLEEAFAVVREAARRVLGQRHFDVQLVGGIVLHQGGIAEMRTGEGKTLVATSPVYLNALSGKGVHVITVNDYLAQLHGDWMGQVYRFLGLSVGTIVHGLSQGQRKAAYESDITYGTNNEFGFDYLRDNLVYEADEMVQRGHNFVIVDEVDSILIDEARTPLIISGPTEDRSEFYKTIDVLIKELIKDPTTYDFDEKQRQVILTEDGAERIEEILMEGKHLAEDSAGLYDAANVSVVHHVNQALRANVLYTREKDYIVRAGEVILIDEFTGRMMNGRRLSEGLHQAIEAKEGAHIQPENQTLASVTIQNYFRLYTKLSGMTGTASTEAQEFGDIYKMDVLEIPTNRPVARIDDDDEVYRTEAEKNRAILLQIQDCFVRGQPVLVGTVSIEKSEALSTLLHEHAFEHEGKTVKGIPHNVLNARYHEQEAAIVADAGIPGAVTIATNMAGRGTDIQLGGNIDMRVLKWQDEQRDQGIEVTPDQAKARKAELEAEIKDLKEKALGAGGLYVLGTERHESRRIDNQLRGRTGRQGDPGRSKFFLSCEDDLLRIFAGDRLDSIMRTFGVMEGEAITHKWLNGAIATAQKRVEQRNYEIRKNLLKYDDVVNDQRKAVFEQRSEFMNSADLSEIIAEMRQDTVEDLVVRHLPPKAYAEQWDIDGLDDHVKALLGLELPIAQWAAEEGIANEEIQSRLLEAANARAAEREGMLTPDHMRTVEKSFLLQMIDLQWREHLMHLDHLRNVIGLRGYGQRDPLNEYKTEAFNLFEKLLVDLRQNTTRWLMTVEFQFAEPEPAQVSNFQEIHVDPETGENLAAGAPAPLPAGWENTGRNQACPCGSGKKFKHCHGALV; encoded by the coding sequence TTGAGCATTTTCCAACGTTTCTTCGGCTCTTCCAACGACCGCAAGGTCAAGGCCATGACGGCCCGTGTCGCCAAGATCAATGCGCTAGAGCCAAAGATCCAGGCGCTGAGCGACGACGAACTGCGGGGCAAGACCCAGGAATTCAAGGACCGCCTGGCCAAGGGCGAAACCCTGGACCAGCTGCTTGAGGAAGCCTTCGCTGTCGTCCGTGAAGCGGCCCGCCGGGTGCTGGGTCAGCGACACTTCGACGTCCAGCTGGTGGGCGGCATTGTCCTACATCAGGGCGGCATCGCCGAAATGCGAACCGGTGAAGGCAAGACCCTGGTCGCAACCTCGCCGGTCTATCTGAACGCCCTGTCCGGCAAGGGCGTCCATGTCATCACCGTCAATGACTATCTGGCCCAGCTGCATGGGGACTGGATGGGTCAGGTCTATCGCTTCCTGGGCCTCAGCGTCGGCACCATTGTGCACGGCCTCAGCCAGGGCCAGCGCAAGGCGGCCTACGAGTCCGACATCACCTATGGAACCAACAACGAATTCGGCTTTGACTATCTGCGCGACAACCTCGTCTACGAAGCCGACGAGATGGTCCAGCGCGGCCACAACTTCGTCATCGTCGACGAAGTGGACTCCATCCTGATCGACGAAGCGCGGACCCCATTGATCATTTCGGGTCCGACCGAAGACCGTTCGGAATTCTACAAGACCATCGACGTCCTGATCAAAGAGCTGATCAAGGACCCCACCACCTACGACTTCGACGAAAAGCAGCGCCAGGTGATCCTCACCGAGGACGGGGCCGAGCGGATCGAAGAAATCCTGATGGAAGGCAAGCACCTGGCCGAAGACTCGGCTGGGCTGTACGACGCCGCCAATGTGTCCGTGGTCCACCACGTGAACCAGGCCCTGCGCGCCAACGTGCTCTACACCCGCGAGAAGGACTATATCGTCCGGGCTGGCGAGGTGATCCTGATCGACGAATTCACCGGTCGGATGATGAATGGCCGCCGCCTGTCCGAGGGCCTGCATCAGGCCATCGAGGCCAAGGAAGGCGCCCACATCCAGCCCGAGAACCAGACCCTGGCCTCGGTGACCATCCAGAACTATTTCCGCCTCTACACCAAGCTGTCCGGCATGACCGGCACGGCCTCAACCGAGGCCCAGGAATTCGGCGACATCTACAAGATGGATGTGCTGGAAATCCCGACCAACCGCCCGGTCGCGCGGATTGATGACGATGACGAGGTCTATCGCACCGAGGCCGAGAAGAACCGCGCCATCCTGCTGCAGATCCAGGATTGCTTTGTCCGCGGCCAACCGGTGCTGGTGGGTACCGTCTCCATCGAGAAATCCGAAGCCCTGTCGACCCTGCTCCACGAGCACGCCTTCGAGCACGAGGGCAAGACGGTCAAAGGCATTCCGCACAACGTCCTGAACGCTCGCTATCATGAACAGGAAGCCGCCATTGTCGCCGACGCCGGCATTCCCGGCGCCGTGACCATCGCCACCAACATGGCCGGCCGCGGAACCGACATCCAGCTGGGCGGCAATATCGATATGCGTGTCCTGAAGTGGCAGGATGAGCAACGCGACCAGGGCATTGAAGTGACGCCGGATCAGGCGAAGGCCCGCAAGGCCGAGCTGGAAGCCGAGATCAAGGATCTGAAGGAAAAGGCGCTGGGCGCCGGCGGCCTTTATGTTCTGGGCACAGAGCGTCACGAAAGCCGTCGGATCGATAACCAGCTGCGTGGCCGGACCGGTCGTCAGGGCGACCCCGGGCGATCGAAATTCTTCCTGTCCTGCGAGGACGATCTGCTGCGTATCTTCGCCGGCGATCGTCTGGACTCCATCATGCGCACCTTCGGTGTGATGGAAGGCGAGGCGATCACGCACAAATGGCTCAATGGCGCCATCGCCACCGCCCAGAAGCGCGTTGAGCAGCGCAATTACGAGATCCGCAAGAACCTGCTGAAGTACGACGACGTCGTAAACGACCAGCGCAAGGCCGTGTTCGAACAACGGTCCGAGTTCATGAATTCGGCGGACCTGTCCGAAATCATCGCCGAGATGCGGCAGGACACCGTGGAAGATCTGGTTGTCCGCCATCTGCCGCCCAAGGCCTATGCCGAGCAGTGGGACATTGATGGTCTGGATGACCATGTGAAGGCCCTGCTTGGCCTGGAATTGCCCATCGCCCAATGGGCCGCCGAGGAAGGGATCGCCAACGAGGAGATCCAGTCCCGACTGCTTGAGGCTGCAAACGCCCGGGCCGCAGAGCGGGAAGGCATGCTGACGCCTGACCATATGCGGACTGTGGAGAAGAGCTTCCTGCTGCAGATGATCGATCTGCAGTGGCGCGAGCACCTGATGCATCTGGACCACCTGCGCAATGTCATCGGCCTGCGGGGCTATGGCCAACGCGACCCCCTCAACGAGTACAAGACCGAGGCCTTCAACCTGTTTGAAAAGCTGCTGGTGGACCTGCGTCAGAACACCACCCGGTGGCTCATGACCGTGGAGTTCCAGTTCGCCGAGCCCGAGCCTGCGCAGGTCAGCAACTTCCAGGAAATCCACGTGGATCCCGAGACGGGCGAGAACCTGGCTGCCGGCGCCCCTGCGCCCTTGCCGGCCGGCTGGGAAAATACCGGCCGCAACCAGGCTTGTCCCTGCGGATCAGGCAAGAAGTTCAAGCACTGTCACGGGGCTCTGGTCTAG
- a CDS encoding acetyl-CoA acetyltransferase, with product MREAVIVSYARTGLAKSGRGGFNMTPTVSIAAHAVKHAVAKSGIEAAAVEDVYMGNVAHGGTNPGRNAALLAGLPITTSGVTVNRFCSSGLQTIAMAANYVRNDGSDVVVAGGVESISMGGAGAAGAGGFDPELTAQYPAIFMPMIDTADIVAKRYNLAREYQDEYSLLSQQRMAAAQKAGLFADEIVPMKTKMKVVNKETKEETVVDYVVDKDECNRADTTLEGLAKLAPVRGEGNFITAGNASQLSDGAAAVVIMEAKEAARRGLSPMGAFRGWAVAGCEPDEMGIGPVFAIPRLLERHGLKVDDIDLWELNEAFASQCLYSRDKLGIDPAKYNVNGGSIAIGHPFGMTGARLAGHILQEGKRRNAKHVVVSMCIGGGMGAAGLFEVY from the coding sequence ATGCGCGAAGCCGTCATTGTTTCCTATGCCCGCACAGGTCTGGCCAAATCAGGTCGCGGCGGCTTCAACATGACTCCAACCGTCAGCATCGCGGCCCACGCCGTGAAGCATGCCGTGGCCAAGTCCGGCATCGAAGCCGCTGCGGTTGAAGACGTCTATATGGGCAATGTCGCCCATGGCGGAACCAATCCCGGCCGCAACGCCGCCCTGCTGGCCGGCCTGCCGATCACCACCTCCGGCGTGACGGTCAACCGCTTCTGCTCCTCTGGCCTGCAGACCATCGCCATGGCCGCCAACTATGTCCGTAATGACGGCTCGGACGTGGTTGTCGCCGGCGGCGTTGAGTCGATTTCCATGGGCGGCGCGGGCGCAGCAGGCGCCGGCGGCTTCGACCCCGAACTGACGGCCCAATATCCGGCCATCTTCATGCCGATGATCGACACCGCCGACATCGTGGCCAAGCGCTACAACCTGGCCCGGGAATATCAGGACGAATACTCCCTGCTCTCCCAGCAGCGCATGGCAGCCGCCCAGAAGGCTGGCCTGTTCGCCGACGAAATCGTGCCGATGAAGACCAAGATGAAGGTCGTCAACAAGGAGACCAAGGAAGAAACCGTGGTCGACTACGTGGTCGACAAGGACGAGTGCAACCGCGCCGACACCACCCTGGAAGGTCTGGCCAAGCTTGCCCCCGTGCGCGGTGAAGGCAACTTCATCACCGCCGGCAACGCCAGCCAGCTCTCCGACGGCGCCGCCGCCGTGGTCATTATGGAAGCCAAGGAAGCTGCCCGTCGCGGCCTCTCGCCCATGGGCGCCTTCCGCGGTTGGGCCGTCGCCGGCTGCGAACCTGACGAAATGGGCATTGGCCCGGTCTTCGCCATTCCCCGCCTGCTCGAGCGTCACGGCCTGAAGGTCGACGACATCGACCTGTGGGAACTGAACGAAGCCTTCGCCAGCCAGTGCCTCTATTCCCGCGACAAGCTGGGCATTGATCCGGCCAAGTACAATGTCAACGGCGGCTCCATCGCCATCGGCCACCCCTTCGGCATGACCGGCGCCCGTCTGGCCGGCCATATCCTGCAGGAAGGCAAGCGCCGGAACGCCAAGCATGTGGTGGTTTCCATGTGCATCGGCGGCGGCATGGGTGCAGCGGGCCTGTTCGAGGTCTACTAA
- a CDS encoding peptidylprolyl isomerase yields MSVRFEKTAATLGVLVCCLILAACSGRDGADKPPEPGDQAVARIDGRTVWVSDVKREAIAQGLIGEGEPLDVTSDLFRRVMDEVVDQKLLAAEALKRKIDKDPATQRRLAAARERILGDMLVESTVSSAVNENAIRGLYQEQLKLSKRSEEIHARQIVVATAPEAEAIKKLLSTGASFEALAMEKSTDAATRFNGGDLGYFTTDVMPPAYEANLKTAKVGQLVGPFPVDGGLALVKVEDRRLEQPITLEAARPQIIRFLTYDQVRDLLERLRSRAKVQTLIKAPPEVPGAPKEPASAQAPKPAAAPSVTSKPVPAGAMP; encoded by the coding sequence ATGTCTGTCCGGTTTGAAAAGACCGCCGCCACCCTTGGCGTTCTGGTCTGCTGCCTGATCCTGGCCGCCTGTTCCGGTCGCGATGGCGCCGACAAGCCTCCCGAGCCAGGCGACCAGGCTGTGGCCAGAATTGACGGGCGGACGGTCTGGGTGTCCGACGTCAAGCGCGAAGCCATAGCCCAGGGCCTCATCGGGGAAGGCGAACCTCTGGACGTGACCTCCGACCTGTTCCGGCGGGTCATGGACGAGGTGGTCGATCAGAAGCTTCTGGCGGCTGAGGCCCTGAAGCGGAAGATCGACAAGGACCCAGCAACCCAGCGCAGGTTGGCAGCAGCACGGGAGCGGATCCTCGGCGACATGCTGGTGGAGTCCACCGTCTCGAGCGCGGTCAACGAGAACGCCATTCGCGGCCTCTATCAGGAGCAGCTCAAGCTTTCGAAACGCTCGGAGGAAATCCACGCCAGACAGATTGTGGTCGCAACGGCGCCCGAGGCCGAGGCGATCAAGAAGCTGCTCTCGACCGGCGCATCCTTTGAAGCCCTGGCCATGGAGAAGTCCACGGACGCAGCGACTCGCTTCAATGGGGGCGATCTGGGCTATTTCACCACAGACGTCATGCCGCCTGCCTATGAGGCCAATCTGAAGACCGCCAAGGTCGGACAGCTGGTCGGGCCCTTCCCCGTCGACGGCGGTCTGGCCCTGGTGAAGGTCGAGGATCGACGCCTTGAACAGCCGATCACCCTGGAGGCGGCGCGGCCCCAGATCATCCGCTTCCTGACCTATGACCAGGTCCGGGACCTTCTTGAAAGGCTTCGCAGCCGCGCCAAGGTGCAGACCCTCATCAAGGCGCCGCCGGAAGTCCCTGGCGCGCCCAAGGAGCCAGCCTCGGCCCAGGCCCCCAAGCCTGCCGCAGCGCCTTCCGTAACTTCCAAGCCAGTTCCAGCAGGGGCAATGCCATGA
- a CDS encoding bifunctional ornithine acetyltransferase/N-acetylglutamate synthase, translating into MPFPDISVIPGVEMGTGTAGFYKHERPDLLVMRFAEGTNAAGVFTRHGVGSAPVDWCKKHLAATSGANVRALVVNAGCANSFTGKPGADAVRRYASAIAKRFDCRQRDVMVASTGVIGVLLDDSKIVQRLPEVEAALHEDGWAEAAAAIMTTDTFPKGAYAEALIDGRKVRIAGICKGSGMIAPDMATMLAFVATDAAIAPAALQTLVSLYTRTTFNCVTVDGDRSTNDTLLLFATGQSDAPKISRAGDRRLADFREKLEAVLLDLAQQLVRDGEGASKFVKVTITGAESPASARKIARTIAESPLVKTAFAGEDANWGRIVMAVGRADEPIDRDRIKVQFGPLVAAQDGLISPTYDEARMSAYMKNAELEVSVDVGVGKGAATVWTCDLTKQYVAINGDYRS; encoded by the coding sequence GTGCCGTTTCCGGACATTTCCGTCATTCCAGGCGTTGAAATGGGCACGGGCACTGCCGGCTTCTACAAGCACGAGCGCCCCGACCTGCTGGTCATGCGGTTCGCCGAGGGCACTAACGCCGCCGGGGTCTTCACCCGCCATGGCGTCGGCTCGGCGCCAGTGGACTGGTGCAAGAAGCATCTGGCCGCCACCTCTGGCGCCAATGTCCGGGCCCTTGTTGTCAATGCCGGCTGCGCAAACTCCTTCACAGGCAAGCCCGGCGCCGATGCGGTCCGTCGCTATGCCTCAGCCATCGCCAAGCGGTTCGATTGCCGCCAGCGGGATGTGATGGTCGCCTCCACCGGCGTCATCGGCGTGCTCCTGGACGACTCAAAGATCGTCCAGCGCCTGCCGGAGGTGGAGGCTGCCCTGCATGAAGATGGCTGGGCCGAAGCCGCCGCCGCCATCATGACCACAGACACCTTTCCCAAGGGGGCCTATGCGGAGGCGCTGATCGACGGCAGGAAGGTCAGGATCGCGGGGATCTGCAAGGGTTCAGGCATGATCGCGCCTGACATGGCCACCATGCTGGCCTTCGTGGCCACAGACGCCGCCATTGCGCCCGCCGCCCTCCAGACCCTGGTCAGCCTTTATACCCGCACGACCTTCAACTGCGTGACGGTGGACGGCGACCGATCGACCAACGACACCCTTCTGCTCTTTGCGACCGGACAGTCTGACGCGCCGAAGATCAGCCGGGCAGGAGATCGCCGTCTGGCGGATTTCCGTGAAAAGCTGGAGGCCGTCCTGCTGGACCTGGCCCAGCAACTTGTCCGGGACGGCGAGGGCGCGTCGAAATTCGTCAAGGTGACCATTACCGGCGCCGAGAGCCCGGCCTCGGCCCGAAAGATTGCCCGGACCATCGCCGAGAGCCCCCTGGTCAAGACCGCCTTCGCCGGCGAGGACGCCAACTGGGGCCGGATCGTCATGGCTGTAGGCCGCGCTGACGAGCCCATCGACCGCGACCGGATCAAGGTCCAGTTCGGACCGCTTGTCGCCGCACAGGATGGCCTGATCTCGCCCACCTATGACGAGGCCAGGATGAGCGCCTACATGAAGAACGCCGAGCTTGAGGTCAGCGTTGACGTCGGCGTCGGCAAGGGCGCCGCCACGGTCTGGACCTGCGACCTGACCAAGCAGTACGTGGCGATCAACGGGGACTATCGGTCATAG
- a CDS encoding peptidase S9: MLEVRWRRSVRNWLGVLATVLLAGSAWGAPPVEVYGRLPAIDFIELSESGERFALVARVGENRRLFVRKADGQAEFVTNLEPGKVRNIEWGGDRHLFVFGSTTISAPMDGLSTREWAGGAHLDLQTRKAFPLLLNSHVFTHAVFGWYGVREVGGRSYAYVGAITQEDLAPRVVMEGNATHYTVYPKLIRIDLETGKPEYVVRNIRGSSQWIVGEGGDVLLTWERDPRGEVYRLYRGRGGVPAIVSRIDDDTTVDLQGLGRTADSVLVEEATEDTFQLKEVVPGAVGDGVILSRDDNTATGIYDRKTHLLIGVRSDSGATIELFEPALQRRVDAARKAFPGLRSSLVSYGQNFDRMVFLTDGPNDAGTYWLVDIAKRSAVPIGRVYPDIGETDVGLSRTVDYKAADGLAMDGVLTLPPGKDPRNLPLVVLPHGGPIVAGDEPGFDWWAQAFASRGYAVFQPNYRGTLGRGEAFRKAASGEFGRKMQTDISDGVKALAAQGIIDPKRACIVGASYGGYAALAGVTVEQGRYRCSVSVAGIADLSQFQNWVSEQSGDNRSSRAFWKDLMGAAGGQDLAAISPARLAARTDAPVLLIHGDDDSVVPIEQSRAMERALKAAGKPVEFLAMSGEDHWLSKEPTRQAMLKAAVAFVEKHNPAAL, encoded by the coding sequence ATGCTGGAAGTTCGGTGGAGAAGGTCTGTGCGAAACTGGTTGGGTGTGCTGGCGACCGTTCTGCTGGCTGGAAGCGCGTGGGGCGCCCCTCCGGTTGAAGTCTATGGACGGCTTCCGGCAATTGATTTCATAGAGCTTTCGGAGTCCGGAGAGCGTTTCGCCCTCGTCGCGAGGGTTGGCGAGAACCGACGGCTGTTTGTGCGGAAGGCCGATGGCCAGGCCGAGTTCGTCACCAATCTTGAGCCTGGCAAGGTCAGGAATATCGAGTGGGGTGGAGACCGGCACCTCTTTGTCTTTGGCAGTACGACGATCAGCGCGCCGATGGACGGGCTCTCGACCCGGGAATGGGCGGGCGGCGCCCATCTCGATCTTCAGACCCGCAAGGCCTTCCCCCTGCTGCTCAATTCCCATGTCTTCACCCACGCCGTGTTTGGTTGGTACGGGGTGCGGGAAGTGGGCGGCCGCAGCTATGCCTATGTCGGTGCGATTACCCAGGAGGACCTGGCGCCTCGCGTGGTCATGGAGGGAAACGCCACGCACTACACGGTCTATCCGAAGCTTATCCGGATTGATCTTGAGACCGGTAAGCCGGAGTATGTGGTCCGCAACATCAGGGGGTCCAGCCAGTGGATCGTCGGCGAAGGCGGCGACGTCCTGCTGACCTGGGAACGGGATCCCCGGGGAGAGGTCTACAGGCTATACCGCGGTCGTGGAGGTGTTCCGGCGATCGTTTCGCGGATAGATGATGACACCACCGTGGATCTGCAGGGGCTGGGCCGAACCGCTGACAGCGTCCTTGTGGAAGAAGCCACAGAAGACACCTTCCAGCTGAAGGAAGTGGTTCCGGGCGCTGTCGGCGATGGCGTCATACTCAGTCGCGACGACAATACGGCCACCGGGATCTATGACCGCAAGACCCACCTGCTGATCGGCGTGCGATCTGACAGTGGTGCGACGATCGAACTCTTTGAACCGGCTCTGCAACGGCGGGTGGACGCGGCGCGGAAGGCCTTTCCGGGTCTGCGCAGTTCACTGGTGTCCTATGGCCAGAACTTCGACCGGATGGTTTTCCTGACGGACGGCCCCAATGACGCCGGCACCTATTGGCTGGTGGACATCGCCAAGCGGTCCGCCGTGCCCATCGGGCGGGTCTATCCTGATATCGGTGAGACTGATGTCGGCCTGTCCAGGACCGTGGACTACAAGGCGGCGGATGGCCTGGCCATGGATGGTGTCCTGACCCTGCCTCCTGGCAAGGATCCCCGGAACCTCCCGCTCGTCGTCCTTCCCCATGGCGGCCCCATTGTCGCGGGGGATGAACCCGGGTTCGACTGGTGGGCTCAGGCCTTTGCTTCCAGAGGATATGCCGTCTTCCAGCCAAACTATCGGGGAACCCTCGGTCGCGGTGAGGCCTTCCGCAAGGCTGCCAGCGGCGAGTTCGGGCGCAAGATGCAGACGGACATTTCAGACGGCGTCAAAGCCCTGGCGGCTCAGGGCATAATCGATCCCAAACGCGCCTGCATCGTCGGAGCCAGCTATGGCGGATATGCGGCTCTGGCCGGGGTGACGGTGGAGCAGGGCCGATATCGCTGCAGCGTGTCCGTCGCTGGCATAGCCGACCTCTCCCAGTTTCAGAACTGGGTCTCGGAACAGTCCGGAGACAACCGCAGCTCCCGCGCCTTCTGGAAAGACCTCATGGGCGCTGCAGGGGGGCAGGACCTGGCGGCGATTTCACCAGCCCGCCTTGCGGCCAGGACAGATGCTCCTGTCCTGCTGATCCATGGCGACGATGACTCCGTCGTGCCCATCGAACAGAGCAGAGCCATGGAGCGGGCATTGAAGGCGGCAGGCAAGCCTGTCGAATTCCTGGCCATGTCGGGTGAGGACCATTGGCTGTCCAAGGAGCCCACCCGTCAGGCCATGCTCAAGGCGGCGGTCGCCTTCGTCGAGAAGCACAATCCCGCCGCCCTTTAG